Proteins co-encoded in one Falco rusticolus isolate bFalRus1 chromosome 14, bFalRus1.pri, whole genome shotgun sequence genomic window:
- the LOC119157418 gene encoding nyctalopin-like — translation MFFLVIFIFTCAATAGLSLNVSDSCPSMCRCAPEDIIHCNRAGLRALPGEIAASTISLNLSNNYLRILSTNTFRNLTFLHSLWLDGNNLTFLSPGTFHALNSLRELHLSRNPRLTYLHANTFRGLLNLISLDLSHCNIFEIHPLLFSHLPSLETLDLASNNMRYVPQAFRNLSSLTKLSLEGNHIEAIGRDSLKDLETLYDLNLRKNRIWIIQNGAFTKLLRLGTLNLGHNFIADLPNQLFDGLIQLKTMHLEANRITAINCTFRHLLNLRNLYLNNNQISSISDSAFSYLNKLHFLHLSKNNLSSLPIRLFAELPKLQYVFLSHNPWKCDCKMLWFWQWSTTRRAVIEGLHCAFLGPHNTTALNVPHPGDLTDCTVPPELASEDKCSVASTSIAPGPPALPTKVILLALVCHAWYFARGWNTPVATF, via the coding sequence ATGTTCTTTCTtgttatatttatatttacttgTGCAGCAACGGCTGGGCTGAGCCTAAATGTCTCTGATTCATGCCCAAGCATGTGCAGATGTGCACCTGAAGACATTATCCATTGTAACAGAGCTGGACTGAGAGCCCTCCCAGGAGAAATAGCAGCATCCACCATCTCTCTAAACCTTTCCAATAATTACTTGCGGATTCTCTCCACCAACACCTTCAGAAACCTGACTTTCCTTCACAGCCTCTGGCTAGATGGAAACAATCTGACTTTCCTGTCTCCGGGGACCTTCCATGCTCTCAACAGCCTGCGAGAGCTGCACCTCAGCAGGAACCCACGCCTCACCTACCTGCACGCAAACACTTTCAGAGGACTGTTAAACCTCATCAGCCTGGATTTGTCCCACTGCAATATCTTCGAAATCCATCCGCTTCTATTTTCACACCTGCCTTCTTTGGAAACACTCGATTTAGCCTCCAATAACATGCGGTATGTCCCACAAGCCTTTAGGAACCTCTCCAGTCTCACAAAGCTGTCCCTGGAGGGTAACCACATAGAAGCCATTGGCAGAGATTCCCTGAAGGACCTGGAAACCCTGTACGATCTGAATCTCAGGAAGAATCGGATATGGATCATACAAAATGGCGCTTTTACAAAGCTTCTCAGATTAGGAACGTTAAATTTAGGACACAACTTCATTGCTGATTTGCCTAATCAGCTTTTCGATGGGTTGATCCAGCTGAAGACCATGCACCTTGAAGCCAACAGAATCACCGCTATCAACTGCACCTTCAGACATCTGCTGAACTTGAGAAACTTGTACCTGAACAACAACCAGATCTCCTCGATCTCAGACTCCGCTTTCTCGTACCTAAACAAGCTGCACTTCCTTCACCTGAGCAAGAATAACCTCAGTTCCCTCCCTATCCGCTTGTTCGCTGAACTGCCAAAACTGCAGTATGTGTTTTTATCCCACAACCCCTGGAAATGTGACTGCAAGATGCTTTGGTTCTGGCAGTGGAGCACAACGCGCAGGGCAGTGATCGAAGGGCTACACTGTGCCTTCCTGGGCCCTCACAACACGACAGCACTCAATGTCCCCCATCCAGGGGACCTGACGGACTGCACGGTGCCACCTGAGCTGGCAAGCGAAGACAAGTGCAGCGTGGCCAGTACCAGCATTGCTCCTGggcctcctgctctccccaccaAGGTCATCCTGCTGGCACTTGTCTGCCATGCGTGGTACTTTGCGAGGGGATGGAACACTCCCGTGGCCACGTTTTGA